A part of Mustela erminea isolate mMusErm1 chromosome 9, mMusErm1.Pri, whole genome shotgun sequence genomic DNA contains:
- the LOC116599252 gene encoding 60S ribosomal protein L32-like, protein MAALRLLVKYKIVKKRTKRFIRNPSDQYVQIKHNWWKPRSIDNRVCRRFRSQILMPNIGYGSNKTTKPMLPSGFRKFLLHNVKELEVLLMYNKADCAETAHNVSSENHKDVDKTAQLATRVTSPHAGLCSEENE, encoded by the coding sequence ATGGCTGCCCTCAGACTTCTGGTGAAGTACAAAATCGTTAAAAAGAGAACCAAGAGGTTCATCCGGAACCCGTCAGACCAATATGTCCAAATTAAGCACAACTGGTGGAAACCCAGAAGCATTGACAATAGGGTGTGCAGAAGATTCAGGAGCCAGATCTTGATGCCCAACATTGGTTACGGAAGCAACAAGACAACAAAGCCCATGTTGCCCAGTGGCTTCCGGAAGTTCCTACTCCACAATGTCAAGGAGCTTGAAGTGCTGTTGATGTACAATAAAGCTGACTGTGCAGAGACTGCTCACAATGTCTCCTCCGAGAACCACAAAGATGTGGACAAAACAGCCCAGCTGGCAACCAGAGTCACCAGTCCCCACGCCGGGCTGTGtagtgaagaaaatgaatag
- the SLN gene encoding sarcolipin: MGISTRELFLNFTIVLITVILMWLLVRSYQY; the protein is encoded by the coding sequence ATGGGGATATCCACCCGAGAGCTGTTTCTCAACTTCACTATTGTCCTGATCACCGTAATTCTTATGTGGCTCCTTGTGAGGTCCTATCAGTACTGA